The Arabidopsis thaliana chromosome 5, partial sequence genomic interval atgtTATAGTTATACCTAAACATTTGCTTATTTTCAacttaaaaatgtatttattttataaaattcaacttttaaagtaaaaaaaaataaaactcaataTCTCTGATAGTGACGACACAGGGAGTATTAAAATCGAAAAACGTCAACAAAACCGGTGGAAAGTTGAATGGGTCGAAACCAAACGCATATAGCCATAAAAGCATTGTCTCCATTATAGATTCTCCATATCTGAGAATAAACAAACGATTGGATAAACCGATAAAGTACATAGAACTTCGATCTTTTTCACaataacccaaaaaaagagagaaagcaaaaaaaaaaactagagcGTTTCAATTAcaatggaggagaagagaaatggTCTGCGTGTGATTCTCTTCCCTCTTCCATTACAAGGTTGCATCAACCCTATGCTTCAGCTCGCCAACATCCTTCACGTAAGAGGCTTCTCCATTACCGTGATCCACACGCGCTTCAACGCGCCAAAAGCTTCAAGCCATCCTCTCTTCACTTTCTTACAGATTCCTGATGGTTTGTCTGAAACGGAGATTCAAGATGGTGTTATGTCTTTGCTCGCGCAAATCAACCTTAACGCTGAGTCTCCGTTTCGTGATTGCTTGCGTAAAGTGTTGCTGGAATCAAAAGAGTCAGAGAGGGTTACTTGTTTGATCGATGACTGTGGATGGCTCTTCACACAATCTGTTTCAGAGAGTTTGAAGCTTCCGAGGCTCGTTCTCTGTACTTTTAAAGCCACTTTCTTCAATGCTTATCCGAGTCTTCCACTTATCCGAACCAAGGGATATCTTCCAGTTTCAGGTAATTAATGCTTCATGAAATGCTTATTTTTAATGGTCAAATTGCTATATAGGAAAAAGTTATCTAACTTGGGTAGGAAATTCGTATTTTTGTAAACATATTTGCATACTGTGACTACAAATGCTCTTCGCACTCTCACCTATGATGATGTCAGTCtattaaaaggaaaatgtgTCATCCAATAAAAATAAGGAAAGTAAAATTTTTGCATTTGACCAAAATggtatatttgtatttattcataattgtgttgtttttttaaaaaaatggcGTCATCTCTACTAATAAAATAGCATGGCATGTCAATGAATATTGgtctaacaaataaaaagttaaagttGTTCACGTAACTAAGGAAAAGAGTAGGATATTTAGGTTATTTACTATGGACACTCTATTTTGAATTCTGGTTATCAAGTTTATAAGATTGTTTTGAGCCTTTGTGTCTTAGAATCGGAAGCAGAGGACTCTGTTCCTGAGTTCCCGCCGCTTCAAAAGAGAGATCTTTCAAAGGTTTTCGGGGAGTTCGGAGAGAAACTCGATCCGTTCTTACATGCTGTAGTCGAAACGACAATAAGATCTTCAGGGTTAATATACATGTCCTGCGAAGAGCTTGAGAAAGATTCGTTGACTCTTTCTAACGAAATTTTTAAAGTTCCGGTTTTTGCAATTGGTCCGTTTCACAGCTACTTCTCTGCTTCGTCAAGCAGCTTGTTCACACAAGACGAGACTTGCATTCTGTGGTTAGATGATCAAGAAGATAAATCTGTGATCTACGTTAGTCTAGGAAGCGTTGTGAACATAACGGAAACAGAGTTCTTGGAGATTGCGTGTGGTTTAAGCAATAGCAAACAGCCTTTCTTGTGGGTAGTACGACCCGGTTCAGTACTCGGCGCGAAATGGATCGAACCGCTCTCTGAAGGGCTGGTTAGTAGCCTtgaagagaaaggaaagatTGTGAAATGGGCACCACAACAGGAGGTTCTTGCGCATCGTGCCACAGGAGGGTTTTTGACACACAATGGTTGGAACTCAACGCTAGAGAGTATATGCGAAGGGGTTCCTATGATCTGCCTACCAGGAGGTTGGGATCAAATGCTGAATTCAAGATTTGTTAGCGATATTTGGAAGATTGGAATTCACTTGGAAGGTCGGATTGAAAAAAAGGAGATTGAGAAAGCTGTGAGGGTGTTAATGGAGGAAAGTGAAGGAAATAAGATTCGTGAGAGAATGAAAGTTCTGAAAGATGAGGTCGAGAAATCGGTCAAACAAGGAGGCTCATCTTTTCAATCTATTGAGACTCTAGCTAATCATATACTATTGTTGTAAGTTGGGAATATTTGCTAAAGATACCTCAACGTTTCTATAaattgcaaaaagaaaagcacTTGATTATATTGTCTGTTGtctaaaacaaaccaaacattcaaaaaagcTCATTGCTATTTTATTACTGAATCAAAAACTTGAGTGGTTTCACTTGTCatcaccaaaaaagaaaaaaaaacatttcgtGTCATAGTCAAGTACACTTGTCACTGCCTTAGCAATGTAGGCCAGTGGTTGTCTTATTGAATAGACTCCATTCTCCAAAAtcattgttttgctttctgcagataagaaaagaaaaaattgcaaagagaggaagaacaaagaaacttGAATGGAGAAGAGAAACGAGAGACAAGTGATTCTTTTTCCTCTACCATTACAAGGTTGCATAAACCCTATGCTTCAGCTAGCAAAGATCCTTTACTCAAGAGGTTTTTCGATCACCATCATCCACACGCGCTTCAACGCGCCCAAATCTTCAGACCATCCTCTCTTCACTTTCTTACAAATCCGCGACGGCTTGTCTGAATCTCAGACTCAATCTCGTGATCTTTTGCTTCAACTCACGCTTCTCAACAACAATTGTCAGATCCCATTTCGAGAGTGTTTGGCTAAACTCATTAAACCTAGTTCAGATTCAGGAACAGAGGATAGGAAAATTAGCTGTGTGATCGATGATTCCGGTTGGGTTTTCACACAATCCGTGGCGGAGAGTTTTAATCTTCCTCGATTTGTCCTCTGTGCTTATaagttctctttctttctcggACATTTTCTTGTTCCTCAGATTCGTCGTGAAGGGTTTCTTCCAGTACCAGGTACGGCTTTGACTCATAGTAGGTCATTGTTCTTATTGTTAATTGAGTCATCAAAGACACAATTGGTCCGTATTTCTTGAACTTTCTAGGTTTGTTTCAGATTCGGAGGCAGATGATCTAGTTCCTGAGTTTCCACCGCTTCGAAAGAAAGATCTTTCGAGAATTATGGGAACCAGCGCTCAGAGTAAGCCTCTAGATGCTTACTTGCTTAAGATACTCGACGCGACGAAGCCAGCTTCAGGGATTATAGTTATGTCCTGCAAAGAGCTTGACCATGATTCACTTGCTGAGTCCAACAAAGTTTTCAGCATTCCGATATTTCCCATTGGCCCTTTTCACATTCATGACGTCCCAGCCTCGTCTAGCAGCTTGTTAGAACCGGACCAGAGTTGCATTCCATGGTTAGATATGCGTGAAACGAGATCAGTAGTCTACGTGAGCTTAGGGAGCATTGCGAGTCTTAACGAGTCTGACTTCTTGGAGATTGCTTGTGGACTAAGAAACACCAACCAATCCTTCTTGTGGGTTGTCCGGCCTGGTTCAGTCCATGGCAGAGATTGGATCGAATCATTACCTTCAGGGTTCATGGAAAGTCTCGATGGTAAAGGAAAGATAGTGAGATGGGCACCGCAGCTAGACGTTCTTGCGCATAGAGCCACGGGAGGGTTTTTGACTCATAATGGATGGAACTCGACATTAGAGAGTATATGCGAAGGAGTACCTATGATCTGCTTGCCTTGTAAGTGGGACCAATTTGTAAACGCGAGATTCATAAGCGAAGTTTGGAGGGTTGGGATTCACTTGGAAGGTCGGATAGAGCGAAGAGAAATCGAGAGAGCTGTTATAAGACTAATGGTTGAGTCGAAAGGAGAAGAGATTCGAGGTAGAATCAAAGTCTTGCGAGACGAAGTAAGAAGGTCAGTTAAACAAGGAGGTTCGTCATATCGATCTTTAGATGAGTTGGTTGATCGTATATCAATCATCATCGAGCCACTAGTGCCTACGTGACACATGAAATGGGATTCTCTATACGAAACTCTTGTCAATTGATTATAGAACAAAGTGGATTCATTTGTTTGCATTTGCGTGACTAACTGCTGTGAGTTAATATAatcatttatcttttttcataaagatttttaaaaagaattatttcaaaaaaatcttttttacaaacactcatacgggTCCACGTTTACAGACACGctcctttttaatttataatcaacCTACACGTACAACGGATCTGGTCTTCCCTcagattaaataaaaaatacacaaatctGATCTTTTCTATATAGACTATAGTATTTATCACATTGAGAAACGTAGAATATTGTCTTCACTCTAACAAGCAGTGATAATATAAAGATTTCTTacgttattatatatacatatatacctTGACTGAATTTATAGAATCTTTGCATAATTGgattggaaaaagaaaaaaaaacagaaagaagaagaaaggttcaATGGAGAAGAGTAATGGCCTGCGAGTGATTCTGTTTCCACTTCCATTACAAGGCTGCATCAACCCTATGATTCAGCTCGCCAAGATCCTCCACTCAAGAGGTTTTTCAATCACTGTGATCCACACTTGCTTCAACGCGCCAAAAGCTTCAAGCCATCCACTCTTCACCTTCATACAGATCCAAGATGGCTTGTCTGAAACAGAGACAAGAACTCGCGACGTCAAACTTCTCATAACACTTCTCAACCAAAATTGCGAGTCTCCGGTTCGTGAATGTTTGCGTAAACTGTTGCAATCTGCCAaggaagagaaacagaggattagCTGTTTGATCAATGATTCTGGTTGGATCTTCACTCAACACTTAGCCAAGAGTTTGAATCTCATGAGATTGGCCTTTAATACCTATAAGATCTCCTTCTTTCGAAGCCATTTTGTTCTTCCTCAGCTCCGGCGTGAAATGTTTCTTCCATTACAAGGTAATTATTCACTTTACCATCTTATATGATCTATCAATATTTTACTCTAATATTGACTTTCTTGgtccaattttcttttaaaatattttaaaatagcCTTTTTTGCGAAGTACATTAACACTGGCAATGCATATGAAAACATCTAACTACTACCTCCACTTCTAAGGTTGGTTTTATCGGTCATTAtagatgtttttcttttttttggcaaatgtCAAGATTGGGTgttttaaattgtaaaaatacccaattttctatatatttcgAGGTTTAATCTATGTTTCGGTCCATAATCTACTCAGTTACAaaaaggtcattgtttagcAAAACTAGCATTTTTGGTTCTATTAGGGTAGTACAAGTCTTTTAGAGACActaattaaagattttatagagataaattaaaattctttGGTCCCAAAATATAcagtcttaaaaaaaaagtattttcgTGGTGAATTAATGCTGATATCCCgaaattatgttttgattgtATCCCAATTGCTTTACAGATTCAGAACAAGATGATCCAGTTGAGAAGTTTCCACCGCttagaaagaaagatcttTTACGGATTCTTGAAGCAGATTCGGTGCAGGGAGACTCGTACTCGGATATGATTTTGGAAAAGACAAAGGCGTCTTCAGGTCTTATATTCATGTCCTGTGAAGAGTTGGACCAAGACTCACTGAGTCAATCACGTGAAGATTTTAAGGTTCCGATATTTGCGATAGGACCTTCTCATAGCCATTTTCCTGCTTCTTCTAGTAGCTTGTTCACACCGGACGAGACTTGCATCCCATGGTTAGACAGACAAGAAGACAAATCCGTAATATACGTGAGTATTGGGAGCCTCGTGACCATCAACGAAACAGAGCTAATGGAGATTGCTTGGGGTCTAAGTAACAGCGACCAACCATTTTTATGGGTCGTCCGGGTTGGTTCAGTCAATGGCACGGAATGGATTGAAGCAATCCCGGAATATTTCATCAAAAGGCTTAATGAGAAGGGAAAGATAGTGAAATGGGCTCCACAACAAGAGGTTCTAAAGCATCGAGCTATTGGAGGTTTCTTGACACATAATGGTTGGAACTCGACGGTTGAGAGTGTTTGTGAAGGCGTCCCTATGATCTGTTTGCCTTTTCGTTGGGACCAATTGTTAAATGCAAGATTTGTTAGTGATGTATGGATGGTTGGGATACATCTCGAGGGTCGGATTGAGAGGGATGAGATCGAGAGAGCGATAAGGAGATTATTGTTGGAAACTGAAGGAGAAGCCATCCGAGAGAGGATACAACTTCTTAAGGAAAAAGTAGGAAGATCAGTTAAACAAAACGGTTCGGCATATCAATCtctacaaaatttgattaattatatatcatcttTCTAGCCATGCATATGACatgttgtttctttgtgttttaagtttttcaaCCGATAAATTGTTTGTGTATCagaaatttcttcttttgtgtgttttgcatTGTTGgaataaatttttcttcttaagttGGAATACACATATACTTACCACTATATTATCAGGCCACGTTTTCAGCAACTTTTTACTATTATCCTGCAACCTACTAGTCCAACGGATCTTGGAAAGAAGcttaaaaagagaaaggttcaatggagaagagaaagcacCATATTGTGAACAGAAGAAGGAATAACAAGaatataaacacaaacactCTTGTGACATGGGCACCACAACAGGAGGTTCTTAAAAAGTTGGTTGTTTGCTAGATGTTGAAAAAGTTTAACCATGAAAGGAAGAACAGAGCACAATAATCACTCATTTGTCCATGAACTTGAGCAATAATTATTAATCGAATAGAGAGACATGGTCGAAAGAACTGAAGTATCTAAGTTTGATGCGACTTTACAGAGCAAGATACATGATTTTTCATAACTGTTATATTATTGATAGTAGTAGACGCCCTATCTTTGGGTTGAAAACTTGAGTTTCCTTAGCAGcttttgtgatattttgaatcatttttatGGGATATGTTtgagttattttgtttttacgaTATGGTATTGGTAATACATACTAGTTACTACATAGTCGTAGACTTTCATGTTTATTTACAAATGGATACaggtttaaaaacatttacttGCGACTATTTGATACACGTTAGTTACCTGTTAAACCAgattaaataaaactaaaccaCTTGCACTTGTTAATTGTTAGTGCTTCGTTAGTTGTAAAGCTGAGTAATTTTGTTTCCActcgagagagagaaaatggatcttatcttcttttttttttttatcatcacaTCGATCGAGAAGCGTAGAGTTAGGGCCTAGGGGTCCACTCTCATATTAATAACATAAATGATTTCTTGTGTGATATAGCTTCACTGATTTATCAGATCTTTTTGCATTTGGGTCgacaaacaagaaagaagaagaaagcttcaaTGGAGAAGAGTAATGGCCTTCGAGTGATTCTGTTTCCACTTCCATTACAAGGCTGCATCAACCCCATGATTCAGCTCGCCAAGATCCTCCACTCAAGAGGTTTCTCCATCACTGTGATCCACACGTGCTTCAACGCGCCAAAAGCTTCAAGCCATCCTCTCTTCACCTTCTTAGAGATCCCAGATGGCTTGTccgaaacagagaaaagaacTAACAATACCAAACTTCTCCTAACGCTTCTCAACCGGAACTGTGAGTCTCCGTTTCGTGAATGTTTGAGTAAACTGTTGCAGTCTGCAGATTCAGAAACAGGggaagagaaacagaggattagCTGTTTGATCGCTGATTCTGGATGGATGTTCACACAACCCATTGCTCAGAGTTTGAAACTCCCAATATTGGTCCTCAGTGTGTTTACAGTCTCCTTCTTTCGCTGCCAATTTGTTCTTCCTAAGCTTCGGCGTGAAGTGTATCTTCCACTTCAAGGTATTGttatttcttacatttttcGTATAGACCAAGCAACTCGTTAAcctaaaaacatatatctaaattttctCACAGATTCAGAACAGGAGGATCTAGTTCAAGAGTTTCCGCCGCTTCGAAAGAAGGATATTGTACGTATTCTTGATGTAGAAACAGATATACTAGATCCATTCTTGGACAAAGTTCTACAAATGACAAAGGCGTCTTCAGGTCTTATATTCATGTCATGTGAAGAGTTGGACCACGACTCAGTGAGTCAGGCACGTGAAGATTTCAAAATTCCTATCTTTGGGATTGGACCATCTCACAGCCACTTTCCAGCTACCTCTAGTAGCTTGTCCACACCCGACGAGACTTGCATTCCATGGTTAgacaaacaagaagacaaatcCGTGATTTACGTCAGTTACGGGAGCATCGTGACCATCAGCGAATCAGATTTAATAGAGATTGCTTGGGGTCTAAGAAACAGCGACCAACCCTTCTTGTTGGTCGTACGGGTTGGTTCAGTCCGTGGCAGAGAATGGATCGAGACAATCCCGGAAGAGATCATGGAAAAGCTTAATGAGAAGGGAAAGATAGTGAAATGGGCTCCGCAACAAGACGTTCTAAAGCATCGAGCCATTGGGGGATTCCTGACACATAATGGTTGGAGCTCGACTGTTGAGAGTGTTTGTGAAGCAGTCCCTATGATCTGTTTGCCTTTTCGTTGGGACCAAATGCTAAATGCAAGATTTGTTAGCGATGTATGGATGGTCGGGATAAACCTAGAGGATCGGGTTGAAAGGAATGAGATCGAGGGAGCGATAAGGAGATTATTGGTGGAACCTGAAGGAGAAGCCATCCGAGAGAGGATAGAACATCTTAAGGAGAAAGTAGGACGATCGTTTCAACAAAACGGTTCCGCATATCAATcgttacaaaatttgattgattataTATCATCTTTTTAGCCACTGACatgttgtttctttgtgttttaagtttttcaaCCGATAAATTGTTTGTGTATCAGAAATTTCTtcctttgtgtgttttgtattGTTAGAATAAAATTTTCTTCGTAAGTTggaatttacatatatacttacCACTTAATTATCAGCCACGTTTTCAGCAACtttttactattattttgCAACCTACTAATACAAACGCATCTTGTCTTTTTATGTCCCTTAACtaatgaaaatcaaatataaattagaCCACTAGTTACATGCCCTAGAGGGAAAACGAATCTGGTCTTTCTTTATTAGCACATCATGAAGAGTATAGTTTTGTCTCACTCTCGAGTAATAAAGAATGCGAAGTGCTAATAAAGAAAGACCAGATTCGGAAATTTctttatgttatatatagatgtttGTTATCAAAAGGGAAAGAATTACACCATTCACTGAAATATCAGGAGATTTACATTTGGAAAGAAGGTCAAAAGGAGAAAGCTTCAATGGATAAGAGTAATGGCCTACGAGTGATTCTGTTTCCACTTCCATTACAAGGATGCATCAACCCCATGATTCAGCTAGCGAAGATCCTCCACTCAAGAGGTTTCTCCATCACTGTGATCCACACGCGCTTCAATGCGCCAAAAGCTTCAAACCACCCTCTGTTCACCTTCTTACAGATCCCAGATGGCTTGTCTGAAACAGAGACAAGAACTCACGATATCACACTTCTCCTAACGCTTCTCAACCGAAGCTGTGAGTCTCCATTTCGTGAATGTTTGACTAAACTTTTGCAGTCTGCAGATTCAGAAACAGGggaagagaaacagaggattagCTGTTTGATCGATGATTCTGGATGGATATTCACACAGCCCGTTGCTCAGAGTTTCAATCTCCCGAGATTGGTCCTTAACACCTACAAAGTCTCCTTCTTTCGGGACCATTTTGTTCTTCCTCAACTCCGTCGTGAAATGTATCTTCCATTACAAGGTATTATTTACTTCTCACTTTACCAAAAGCTTTCTTATATGATTACCAACATTTCCCTATATTGTTGAGTGTTGACCTTTTTGATCCGATCTTCTTTTGATAAATCtgaaaataacattatttGTTAAGTATTATTACAGGCAAGTTCATACGAATACCTCAACTTTTGGCCTTTTCTTGGTCATTACTCATTAGAAATCTTATATagcaaaaatatcatttttctataaatttcgAAGATTACTTTGAGTCTCGGTCTATAGTATACTTCGACTACCAAAAAAccatatgaaaatataatccATCAACATTTGTTGTTCACATATGAATTTACattaataattttggtttcatttgtGAATACAAGTCTTTTTCATTTgctaataacaaaaaatgcACATGTAAGTATAGAATCTTTTGGcaataatatataagatttttctagattaacaaatttattttcgtGGTGTTAGTTCCaatcaagaaaattttgattttatctcAATTGTTTTACAGATTCAGAACAAGGTGATGATCCAGTTGAGGAGTTTCCACCCCTTCGAAAGAAAGATCTTTTACAAATTCTTGATCAAGAATCGGAGCAACTAGACTCGTACTCCAATATGATTTTGGAAACAACAAAAGCGTCTTCAGGTCTTATATTTGTATCCACATGTGAAGAGTTGGACCAAGACTCACTGAGTCAAGCACGTGAAGATTATCAAGTCCCAATCTTTACGATAGGACCTTCTCATAGCTACTTCCCAGGCTCATCTAGTAGCTTGTTCACAGTGGACGAGACTTGCATTCCATGGTTAGACAAGCAAGAAGACAAATCCGTGATTTACGTGAGTTTTGGGAGCATCTCGACCATTGGCGAAGCAGAATTCATGGAGATTGCTTGGGCTCTAAGAAACAGCGACCAACCGTTCTTGTGGGTCGTACGGGGTGGTTCGGTAGTCCATGGTGCAGAATGGATCGAACAGCTTCATGAGAAAGGAAAGATAGTGAATTGGGCCCCACAACAAGAGGTTCTAAAGCATCAAGCCATTGGAGGATTCTTGACACACAATGGTTGGAACTCGACGGTTGAGAGTGTTTTTGAAGGCGTCCCTATGATATGTATGCCTTTTGTATGGGACCAATTGCTTAATGCAAGATTTGTTAGTGATGTATGGATGGTTGGGCTGCATCTAGAGGGTCGGATTGAGAGGAATGTGATTGAGGGAATGATAAGAAGATTATTTTCGGAAACTGAAGGAAAAGCGATCCGAGAGAGGATGGAAATTCTTAAGGAGAATGTAGGAAGATCCGTTAAACCAAAAGGTTCGGCGTATCGATCGTTACAACATTTGATTGATTATATAACATATTTCtagtgtttgtttctttttgtcctCATTTTTAAGTTGATCAATTGTTTGCGTGTATTCACGAAATTGTTCCTTTGTGTTTGGCATCGTTGGAATAAAagttgttgtttattttcgGGAATAAAACTTGATCTTAACTAACTTGAAAATATGCACATATATTGATGGACTATGGATCACAAAAAATTAtgcttttagggttttttatCAGACGGTTTTGGCTTTAGTATAATCCTAGTCATTGACACCTTAAACAATGACACACTCAAATGGATATGTGTATTTGAATACTTATCAAAGTCTTCCTCTTTTGGTGCAATTTAGTTTCCTATTTTCTTGCAACACACAAACTTACcgtaattaattagttaatggCTTAAtgcttataatatataaacctCACTAACATAGGATTTACTTATAGAtaccaaaaattattttgcacCATTTCTTTTGAGCTCACCCACTCCACTCACACAATCATGCGATCTTTTCCGCCGTCACCAGCTCCCGCATCTATCGAAAACAATACGCATCATCATCTACATGAAGACTTCACTCTTATGGTCATCGTCTTCGTTTTGTATGGCATTGTTGCCATAAGGTATGCAACCTTTAACGATGGTTGTCGTGGAACTAATCTTAGATTCCAGAGACCGCAACCACCTCTACCGTTACCACAACCTCAGCCGCCAATGTGTCCGCGGGAGATTGCGGCGATGATTAAAGACATAGTTGTGGACGTGGAATTATGTTGTCCGATATGTCTTGAGGATTTGAAGAAggttgataatgatgatgataaagtcGTGGTTTGTTTATCCAAGTGCAATCATAGTTTCCACATGAATTGCATATTCTCTTGGCTTAGAGAAAGTCAGGATTGTCCCATCTGTCGTAGCACTGTTTACAGAGGTGGAGTTACATTGATCAAATAATGCGTTATAAACGTTATCCTcgctagtttttttttgggtcataAAATTAACTTCCTATCTATTTCACTAT includes:
- a CDS encoding UDP-Glycosyltransferase superfamily protein (UDP-Glycosyltransferase superfamily protein; FUNCTIONS IN: UDP-glycosyltransferase activity, transferase activity, transferring glycosyl groups; INVOLVED IN: metabolic process; LOCATED IN: cellular_component unknown; EXPRESSED IN: 8 plant structures; EXPRESSED DURING: LP.06 six leaves visible, LP.04 four leaves visible, 4 leaf senescence stage, petal differentiation and expansion stage; CONTAINS InterPro DOMAIN/s: UDP-glucuronosyl/UDP-glucosyltransferase (InterPro:IPR002213); BEST Arabidopsis thaliana protein match is: UDP-Glycosyltransferase superfamily protein (TAIR:AT5G05880.1); Has 1807 Blast hits to 1807 proteins in 277 species: Archae - 0; Bacteria - 0; Metazoa - 736; Fungi - 347; Plants - 385; Viruses - 0; Other Eukaryotes - 339 (source: NCBI BLink).), with protein sequence MEKSNGLRVILFPLPLQGCINPMIQLAKILHSRGFSITVIHTCFNAPKASSHPLFTFLEIPDGLSETEKRTNNTKLLLTLLNRNCESPFRECLSKLLQSADSETGEEKQRISCLIADSGWMFTQPIAQSLKLPILVLSVFTVSFFRCQFVLPKLRREVYLPLQDSEQEDLVQEFPPLRKKDIVRILDVETDILDPFLDKVLQMTKASSGLIFMSCEELDHDSVSQAREDFKIPIFGIGPSHSHFPATSSSLSTPDETCIPWLDKQEDKSVIYVSYGSIVTISESDLIEIAWGLRNSDQPFLLVVRVGSVRGREWIETIPEEIMEKLNEKGKIVKWAPQQDVLKHRAIGGFLTHNGWSSTVESVCEAVPMICLPFRWDQMLNARFVSDVWMVGINLEDRVERNEIEGAIRRLLVEPEGEAIRERIEHLKEKVGRSFQQNGSAYQSLQNLIDYISSF
- a CDS encoding UDP-Glycosyltransferase superfamily protein (UDP-Glycosyltransferase superfamily protein; FUNCTIONS IN: UDP-glycosyltransferase activity, transferase activity, transferring glycosyl groups; INVOLVED IN: metabolic process; LOCATED IN: cellular_component unknown; EXPRESSED IN: root; CONTAINS InterPro DOMAIN/s: UDP-glucuronosyl/UDP-glucosyltransferase (InterPro:IPR002213); BEST Arabidopsis thaliana protein match is: UDP-Glycosyltransferase superfamily protein (TAIR:AT5G05880.1); Has 1807 Blast hits to 1807 proteins in 277 species: Archae - 0; Bacteria - 0; Metazoa - 736; Fungi - 347; Plants - 385; Viruses - 0; Other Eukaryotes - 339 (source: NCBI BLink).), with the protein product MDKSNGLRVILFPLPLQGCINPMIQLAKILHSRGFSITVIHTRFNAPKASNHPLFTFLQIPDGLSETETRTHDITLLLTLLNRSCESPFRECLTKLLQSADSETGEEKQRISCLIDDSGWIFTQPVAQSFNLPRLVLNTYKVSFFRDHFVLPQLRREMYLPLQDSEQGDDPVEEFPPLRKKDLLQILDQESEQLDSYSNMILETTKASSGLIFVSTCEELDQDSLSQAREDYQVPIFTIGPSHSYFPGSSSSLFTVDETCIPWLDKQEDKSVIYVSFGSISTIGEAEFMEIAWALRNSDQPFLWVVRGGSVVHGAEWIEQLHEKGKIVNWAPQQEVLKHQAIGGFLTHNGWNSTVESVFEGVPMICMPFVWDQLLNARFVSDVWMVGLHLEGRIERNVIEGMIRRLFSETEGKAIRERMEILKENVGRSVKPKGSAYRSLQHLIDYITYF
- a CDS encoding RING/U-box superfamily protein (RING/U-box superfamily protein; FUNCTIONS IN: zinc ion binding; CONTAINS InterPro DOMAIN/s: Zinc finger, RING-type (InterPro:IPR001841), Zinc finger, C3HC4 RING-type (InterPro:IPR018957); BEST Arabidopsis thaliana protein match is: RING/U-box superfamily protein (TAIR:AT5G37250.1); Has 1807 Blast hits to 1807 proteins in 277 species: Archae - 0; Bacteria - 0; Metazoa - 736; Fungi - 347; Plants - 385; Viruses - 0; Other Eukaryotes - 339 (source: NCBI BLink).), with the protein product MRSFPPSPAPASIENNTHHHLHEDFTLMVIVFVLYGIVAIRYATFNDGCRGTNLRFQRPQPPLPLPQPQPPMCPREIAAMIKDIVVDVELCCPICLEDLKKVDNDDDKVVVCLSKCNHSFHMNCIFSWLRESQDCPICRSTVYRGGVTLIK